A part of Larkinella insperata genomic DNA contains:
- the lpdA gene encoding dihydrolipoyl dehydrogenase, with protein MQYDVIVIGSGPGGYVAAIRCAQLGMKTAIVEKYKTLGGTCLNVGCIPSKALLDSSEHFYNAAHTFAEHGIKLADLQVDLPQMIKRKEGVVEANVTGISFLMKKNKITVHQGFGSFADANTLKVKKDDGSEEQITAKNFIIATGSKPSSFPSMPIDKKRIITSTEALTLQEVPKHLIVIGAGVIGAELGSVYARIGSKVSFVEFADSMIPTMDKTMGKELQKAVKKLGAEFYFSHKVTSVENTGEGVVVKADNPKGEQITIEGDYCLVSVGRRPYTDGLNLEAAGLAVDNRGRIEVDDHLRTKVPNIYAIGDVIRGAMLAHKAEEEGVFVAETLAGQKPHVNYRLIPGVVYTWPEVASVGFTEEELKQEGRAYKVGSFPYKALGRARASMDIDGLVKVLADKQTDEILGMHIIGARAADMIAECVVAMEYRASAEDIARISHAHPTYTEAIKEACLAATENRAIHM; from the coding sequence ATGCAATACGACGTTATCGTCATTGGTTCCGGGCCCGGCGGCTATGTGGCAGCAATTCGCTGCGCACAGTTGGGCATGAAAACGGCCATCGTAGAAAAATACAAAACGTTGGGCGGTACCTGCCTGAACGTTGGCTGTATTCCGTCCAAAGCCCTGCTCGATTCCTCGGAGCATTTTTACAACGCGGCCCACACGTTCGCCGAACACGGTATCAAGCTGGCCGACCTTCAGGTTGATCTGCCCCAGATGATCAAGCGGAAGGAGGGAGTCGTGGAAGCCAACGTAACCGGTATCTCGTTCCTGATGAAAAAGAACAAAATCACGGTTCATCAGGGATTTGGCTCCTTTGCCGATGCCAACACGTTGAAGGTGAAGAAGGACGACGGCAGCGAGGAGCAGATCACGGCCAAGAATTTTATCATCGCTACCGGTTCTAAACCGTCGTCGTTTCCGTCGATGCCGATTGATAAGAAGCGCATCATCACCTCCACCGAAGCCCTGACGTTACAGGAAGTGCCCAAACACCTGATCGTAATCGGAGCCGGCGTGATTGGCGCGGAGCTGGGGTCGGTTTACGCCCGCATCGGTTCCAAAGTTTCGTTTGTCGAATTTGCGGATTCAATGATTCCGACGATGGACAAAACGATGGGCAAAGAACTGCAGAAAGCCGTTAAAAAGCTGGGGGCCGAGTTCTACTTCAGCCACAAAGTCACCAGCGTGGAAAATACCGGTGAGGGGGTGGTGGTGAAAGCCGACAATCCGAAAGGTGAACAAATCACCATCGAAGGTGATTACTGCCTCGTTTCCGTTGGTCGTCGCCCGTACACCGACGGTCTGAATCTGGAAGCGGCTGGTCTGGCCGTCGACAACCGGGGCCGCATCGAAGTGGACGATCACCTGCGGACAAAGGTGCCAAACATCTACGCCATCGGCGACGTGATTCGCGGGGCGATGCTGGCGCACAAAGCCGAGGAGGAAGGTGTTTTCGTGGCTGAAACGCTGGCGGGACAGAAGCCGCACGTCAACTACCGGCTGATTCCGGGCGTAGTATACACCTGGCCGGAAGTGGCCAGCGTGGGCTTTACGGAAGAAGAACTCAAGCAGGAGGGCCGGGCCTACAAAGTGGGGTCGTTCCCGTACAAAGCCCTGGGCCGCGCCCGCGCTTCGATGGATATAGACGGGCTGGTGAAAGTGCTGGCCGACAAGCAAACCGACGAAATTCTGGGCATGCACATCATTGGTGCCCGCGCTGCCGATATGATCGCGGAGTGCGTTGTCGCGATGGAATACCGGGCTTCGGCGGAAGATATCGCACGGATCTCGCACGCGCACCCGACCTACACGGAAGCCATCAAGGAAGCCTGTCTGGCCGCGACCGAAAACCGGGCCATTCACATGTAA
- a CDS encoding M20/M25/M40 family metallo-hydrolase, which translates to MKKLILLAFCLFATGVYAQTTDSVTIRKIYNEVLNNSPSYEWLRHLTQQIGPRLSGSAGAQQAVDWTKQLMEQQGFDRVFLQEVMVPHWVRGAKEVAYVQNGKQKTAVPIAALGGSVATPPKGIQAQVIEVKNFQELRELGADKVKGKIVLYNRPMDPTKLNTFEAYAGAVDQRGNGATEAAKLGAVGVIVRSMTTALDDNPHTGSMRYATGVPLIPAASISTNGAELLSKLLKQNPGLTFYFKQNCETLPDAKSYNVVGEIKGSEKPDEIIVVGGHLDSWDLGQGAHDDGSGCMQSIEVLRAMKALGIKPKRTLRAVMFMNEENGLRGGIGYADYAKKNNEKHLAAVESDNGGFTPRGFGIVGTPEQRAKAMSWKPLLAPYGLHEIGAGSGGADIGPLAQLGTVLFGFKPDSQRYFDFHHTGIDRFEGVNKRELELGAASMAALVYLLDQHGL; encoded by the coding sequence ATGAAAAAACTAATACTTCTTGCTTTCTGCCTTTTTGCAACCGGAGTTTATGCCCAAACAACCGACTCGGTCACCATCCGGAAAATCTACAACGAAGTGTTGAACAACAGCCCGTCCTACGAGTGGCTACGGCATTTGACCCAGCAGATCGGTCCGCGCCTGAGCGGTTCGGCCGGGGCGCAGCAAGCCGTCGACTGGACCAAGCAACTGATGGAACAGCAGGGCTTCGACCGGGTGTTTTTGCAGGAAGTGATGGTGCCGCATTGGGTGCGTGGTGCGAAGGAAGTCGCTTACGTTCAGAATGGAAAGCAGAAAACAGCGGTTCCCATTGCGGCCCTGGGCGGTTCTGTTGCTACACCCCCAAAGGGGATTCAAGCGCAGGTTATTGAAGTGAAAAATTTTCAGGAGCTGCGGGAGTTGGGAGCAGACAAGGTTAAAGGCAAAATTGTCCTTTATAACCGCCCAATGGACCCGACCAAACTCAATACGTTCGAAGCCTACGCCGGAGCCGTTGATCAGCGGGGCAATGGCGCGACCGAAGCCGCTAAACTCGGGGCCGTGGGCGTGATCGTTCGGTCGATGACCACGGCGCTCGACGACAACCCACATACCGGTAGTATGCGCTACGCGACCGGTGTTCCGCTGATTCCGGCGGCTTCCATCAGCACCAATGGCGCGGAATTGCTCAGCAAGCTGCTGAAGCAAAACCCCGGGCTGACGTTTTATTTCAAACAGAATTGCGAAACGTTGCCCGACGCCAAATCTTACAACGTCGTTGGCGAAATAAAAGGCTCCGAAAAACCGGATGAAATCATCGTGGTAGGTGGGCACCTCGATTCGTGGGATTTGGGGCAGGGCGCCCACGACGACGGGTCCGGCTGCATGCAATCCATTGAGGTGCTGCGGGCGATGAAAGCACTCGGCATCAAACCGAAACGGACCCTCCGGGCGGTGATGTTCATGAACGAAGAAAACGGCTTGCGGGGGGGCATCGGCTATGCCGACTACGCCAAAAAGAATAACGAAAAGCACCTGGCCGCCGTCGAATCCGACAACGGTGGCTTTACGCCCCGTGGGTTTGGCATTGTCGGGACGCCGGAGCAACGGGCCAAAGCCATGTCGTGGAAACCACTGCTGGCTCCCTACGGCTTACACGAGATTGGTGCGGGGTCGGGTGGGGCCGACATTGGCCCCCTGGCGCAGCTCGGCACGGTGTTGTTTGGCTTTAAGCCGGACTCCCAACGGTATTTTGATTTCCACCACACGGGCATCGACCGGTTTGAAGGCGTCAACAAACGGGAGCTGGAGCTTGGCGCGGCTTCCATGGCGGCCCTGGTTTATTTGCTGGATCAGCACGGGTTATAA
- a CDS encoding nucleotide pyrophosphohydrolase, with translation MTLREAQDTVDEWIKTIGVRYFNELTNMAILTEEVGEVARIIARRYGEQSEKESDKSKDLGDEMADVLWVLICLANQTGVDLTAAFQKNLEKKTVRDATRHRDNEKLQ, from the coding sequence ATGACCTTACGCGAAGCGCAGGATACCGTTGATGAGTGGATCAAAACCATCGGCGTCCGTTATTTCAACGAACTTACCAACATGGCAATACTGACGGAGGAAGTCGGCGAAGTGGCCCGGATCATCGCCCGGCGCTACGGCGAACAGTCGGAGAAGGAGTCCGATAAGAGCAAAGACCTGGGCGATGAAATGGCCGATGTGCTGTGGGTGCTGATCTGCCTGGCCAATCAGACCGGGGTGGATTTGACGGCGGCTTTTCAGAAAAATCTGGAGAAGAAAACCGTTCGGGATGCGACGCGGCACCGGGATAATGAGAAGCTGCAGTGA
- a CDS encoding RNA polymerase sigma factor: MSHRPDTSNDLIHWNAFREGSESAFAALYSTYYRHLLNYGRRFGSDAATAEDAIHDVFIDLWKYRQTLTQPQSIQSYILKAFRNRLVTQLAEHQRRFATVDREEPFGLVATEPSSEDRLVEDTLNREQRAQIERAFKTLSPRQQEVLYLRYYTDLNYDEICAIMSITYNTARTQLYQALSVLRKRLATDWPVLLWWISLLNEQ, from the coding sequence ATGAGCCACCGTCCCGACACGTCGAATGATCTGATCCACTGGAATGCTTTCCGGGAGGGAAGTGAGTCGGCGTTTGCGGCTTTGTATTCAACGTATTACCGGCATTTGCTGAACTACGGCCGACGGTTTGGCAGCGATGCCGCCACCGCCGAAGATGCCATTCATGATGTGTTTATCGACTTGTGGAAGTATCGTCAGACGCTGACGCAGCCGCAATCCATTCAGTCCTACATTCTCAAAGCCTTCCGCAACCGGCTGGTAACGCAGCTGGCCGAACACCAACGGCGGTTTGCGACCGTCGACCGTGAGGAGCCATTCGGCCTGGTGGCTACCGAACCTTCCTCGGAGGACCGGTTGGTGGAGGATACCCTGAATCGGGAGCAACGTGCGCAGATCGAACGGGCTTTCAAAACCCTGTCGCCCCGGCAGCAGGAAGTGCTGTACCTTCGCTACTACACAGACTTAAACTACGACGAAATTTGCGCCATCATGAGCATTACCTACAACACGGCCCGTACCCAGCTTTACCAGGCCCTGAGCGTCCTGCGCAAACGCCTGGCAACCGATTGGCCGGTTCTGCTCTGGTGGATTAGTCTGCTCAATGAGCAATAG
- a CDS encoding FecR family protein, with the protein MKPLEYYATLEIIDLARDPDFRRWIRNPTPEQNQFWESFKAVYPHQQTTLEQARLLVIGLESTWQNVSDSAVDASFQRLLHKKRAWQPVPKRFIWRTAFYRYAAAVAVVTLAGLGGWYLDRITAPITYRTTYGQVRTISLPDGSVVTLNANSTLEMAKNWQEKGRREVRLTGEAFFDVNKKPSGQRMPFVVHTGEADVVVLGTRFNVNTRRTRTQVVLQEGRVRVDLRQQPDVLMQPGDLVEAANGQAAVRRGRVNAHRYVAWRNNLLVLDDEPLREILQRLQDQYGLTVSIPDERLLNERFTSTVPANQPDLLLRLIATTLHLQISKNENQIVLSQLNQ; encoded by the coding sequence ATGAAACCGCTGGAGTATTACGCAACGCTCGAAATCATTGACCTTGCCCGCGATCCGGATTTTCGAAGGTGGATCCGAAACCCGACACCGGAACAGAATCAGTTCTGGGAATCGTTCAAAGCCGTTTATCCCCACCAGCAGACGACGCTGGAACAGGCCCGTTTGCTGGTTATTGGGTTGGAATCCACCTGGCAAAATGTCTCCGACAGCGCCGTTGATGCCTCTTTTCAACGGCTTCTCCATAAAAAGCGAGCCTGGCAACCGGTGCCGAAGCGGTTCATCTGGAGGACGGCTTTCTATCGGTATGCCGCAGCGGTTGCGGTCGTGACGCTGGCCGGTTTGGGCGGGTGGTACCTAGACCGGATCACCGCCCCGATTACCTACCGGACTACCTACGGTCAGGTGCGTACGATCAGCTTGCCGGACGGGTCGGTGGTTACGCTAAACGCCAACTCCACCCTGGAAATGGCGAAAAACTGGCAGGAAAAAGGCCGGCGCGAGGTCCGGCTTACCGGCGAAGCGTTTTTTGACGTAAACAAAAAGCCGTCGGGCCAGCGGATGCCTTTTGTAGTCCATACGGGCGAAGCCGATGTGGTGGTGCTGGGCACGCGTTTCAACGTAAACACCCGCCGGACCCGAACGCAGGTTGTGCTGCAGGAAGGACGGGTCAGAGTCGATTTGCGGCAGCAACCCGACGTGCTGATGCAGCCGGGTGATCTGGTCGAAGCCGCAAACGGCCAGGCAGCGGTGCGTCGGGGGCGGGTCAATGCCCACCGGTACGTGGCCTGGCGCAACAACCTGCTGGTGCTGGATGACGAACCGCTTCGCGAAATCCTGCAACGGTTGCAGGACCAGTACGGCCTGACGGTTTCGATTCCCGATGAACGGCTGCTGAACGAACGGTTTACGAGCACGGTTCCGGCCAACCAACCAGACCTCCTGCTGCGGCTCATTGCCACAACCTTACACTTGCAAATCAGTAAAAACGAAAATCAAATAGTGCTATCCCAATTAAATCAATGA
- a CDS encoding SusC/RagA family TonB-linked outer membrane protein → MKNPLPTTIRLVILGVWCLATTAEAQLLASSHHRPARQLSPTLRTTKPAVRALTDVLLDLERKYGIRFAYQRKLLRDKTVALPVPTATDRETVLKAVLNPNGLTFRKVGEQHYVIIEAGDETGRAKSTLAPPDENGPLQSRPGGIESERPTMLPTALIVRQTPESPVQERRITGRVTAEENAEGLPGVSVALKGTTRGTTTDATGAYTVAIPNEGGTLVFSFIGYVTQEVPVGSQSTINVVLKGSDQTLNEVVVVGYGTQQKRDVTGSIASISTKNIKDQPVPNIVEGLTGRLPGVLIQQSTGAPGNSPSIKIRGLGSISAGNGPLVVIDGQPLNSGDLANGGGLNLLNPNDIDKIDILKDASATAIYGSRGANGVVVVTTKRGKSGQGRLNFDYYTGVQQVTKKMDMLNSQQYAEFSKEAFNNAYLERVPGAKIEDPNSARPSGQRYRYPRGEFTGVNFDDPGSLPTYNYQDMIFQNAPMSNYQLSASGGSDKVQYMVSGNYLSQKGIIKRSGIDRYTVRTNIDAQMTSYLKMGISLSPSFSVENRVNTDRHWADNGIINSALSLPPFIPIYQPGTTVYNSQAFYAAPYDWPGITNPVANIYEVDNRLRTTRLLGNAYAEVKLPFNVLYRGTIGADVRQLRQNQFRTSALPLNQLLPPTPNSAYAENSEELNWVTNHTLTYQKEIAQKHRLEVLVGLESQKNDFERTRVDANNFPNDLVRTINAGTLINNSETASRNLRDQWSLASYFGRVAYSFNDRYLFNASFRRDGSSRFGSNKRWGTFPSASVGWRVSEESFLKNNRFISELKLKASYGISGNNAFTSNYPAIGLLGADNYVLGNALANGLAVNTIGNENLTWEKSRQTDIGLELGVLNNRIFLTADYYKRITTDLLLAVQVPTLTGFSTAVKNIGKVENKGLELALNTRNLTGEFSWTTDLNFSFNRNKVLALGPTGDPIRSGTGVGESNITVIGEPLGSFYGYRQLGVFRDQADLDSYPHFADSRPGDVKYEDVNGDGKVDANDRTLIGNNQPDFIYGMTNTFTFKGFDLGIVVQGVQGSSILNLSRRFYENLEGNANSLTTALNRWRSPEQPGDGITPRANSRTTGNNNAISSRWVESGSYFRIRNITIGYNLPKTLIQRAKLQTIRLYGGVQNALTISKYLGYNPEVSGYEGPLTGGVDYGSYPLARTYTIGVNIGL, encoded by the coding sequence ATGAAAAACCCTCTGCCAACCACCATCCGACTGGTGATTCTGGGCGTATGGTGTCTTGCGACTACGGCCGAAGCCCAATTGCTGGCCTCGTCGCATCACCGACCGGCTCGCCAATTGTCCCCGACGCTCCGAACCACCAAGCCAGCGGTTCGCGCGTTGACCGATGTTTTGCTGGATCTGGAACGCAAATACGGTATTCGGTTTGCTTACCAGCGCAAGCTTCTGCGCGATAAAACCGTTGCTTTACCAGTACCGACCGCAACCGACCGCGAAACGGTTTTAAAGGCCGTCCTGAATCCCAACGGGCTGACCTTCCGCAAAGTGGGGGAGCAGCATTATGTTATCATCGAAGCCGGCGACGAAACGGGTCGGGCGAAGTCGACGTTGGCCCCACCGGATGAAAACGGACCGCTGCAATCCCGCCCGGGCGGAATAGAAAGCGAACGCCCGACGATGCTTCCGACGGCATTAATCGTGCGTCAAACCCCGGAGTCACCGGTTCAGGAACGCCGGATTACGGGCCGGGTGACTGCCGAAGAAAACGCTGAAGGGTTGCCGGGCGTGAGCGTCGCTTTGAAGGGAACCACCCGCGGCACAACCACTGATGCAACGGGAGCCTACACGGTTGCTATTCCCAACGAAGGCGGTACGCTGGTATTTAGCTTTATCGGGTACGTCACCCAGGAGGTGCCCGTCGGGAGCCAGTCAACCATCAACGTCGTCCTGAAAGGGTCAGACCAGACGCTGAACGAAGTGGTGGTAGTCGGTTACGGAACGCAGCAAAAACGCGACGTAACCGGCTCAATTGCCTCGATCAGCACCAAAAACATCAAAGATCAGCCCGTTCCGAACATTGTGGAAGGGTTAACGGGCCGCCTGCCGGGGGTGTTGATTCAGCAAAGCACGGGGGCACCGGGCAACAGCCCGTCCATCAAGATTCGCGGTTTGGGCTCAATCAGCGCCGGAAACGGACCGCTGGTGGTGATCGACGGCCAGCCGCTGAACTCGGGCGATCTGGCCAACGGCGGTGGGTTGAACCTGCTCAACCCGAACGACATCGACAAGATTGACATTCTGAAAGATGCCTCGGCGACGGCCATTTACGGGTCGCGCGGGGCCAACGGTGTGGTGGTGGTGACGACCAAGCGCGGCAAATCCGGTCAGGGACGGTTGAACTTCGATTACTACACCGGGGTGCAGCAGGTGACCAAGAAGATGGACATGCTGAATTCCCAGCAATATGCCGAGTTCTCGAAGGAAGCCTTCAACAACGCTTACCTCGAACGCGTGCCGGGTGCTAAAATCGAAGACCCAAACAGCGCCCGCCCGTCCGGACAGCGGTACCGGTACCCGCGTGGGGAGTTTACCGGCGTGAACTTCGACGACCCGGGCAGCCTGCCGACCTACAATTACCAGGATATGATTTTTCAGAACGCCCCTATGAGCAACTACCAGCTATCGGCGTCGGGGGGGAGCGACAAGGTACAGTACATGGTGTCGGGTAACTACCTGAGTCAGAAAGGTATTATCAAACGGTCGGGTATTGATCGGTATACGGTTCGGACGAACATCGACGCGCAGATGACCTCGTACCTGAAAATGGGCATCAGCCTGAGTCCGTCGTTCTCGGTGGAAAACCGCGTTAATACCGATCGGCACTGGGCCGATAACGGGATTATCAACTCGGCCCTGAGTCTGCCGCCGTTTATTCCGATTTACCAGCCGGGCACCACGGTTTACAACTCCCAGGCGTTTTACGCAGCCCCCTACGACTGGCCGGGCATCACCAACCCCGTCGCCAATATCTACGAGGTCGATAACCGGCTCCGCACCACGCGGTTACTCGGTAACGCCTACGCGGAAGTAAAATTGCCGTTCAACGTCCTGTACCGCGGAACCATCGGGGCTGATGTGCGCCAACTACGCCAAAACCAGTTCAGAACGTCAGCACTGCCGCTGAATCAGTTGCTGCCCCCGACGCCCAATTCGGCCTACGCGGAAAACTCAGAGGAGCTGAACTGGGTGACCAACCACACGCTGACCTACCAGAAAGAAATTGCCCAGAAACATCGCCTTGAGGTGTTGGTGGGTCTGGAAAGTCAGAAGAACGATTTTGAACGCACCCGGGTCGATGCAAACAACTTCCCGAACGATCTGGTCCGAACCATCAACGCCGGAACCCTGATCAACAACTCGGAAACGGCGTCGCGTAACCTGCGGGATCAGTGGTCGCTGGCGTCGTATTTTGGTCGGGTGGCCTATTCGTTCAACGACCGGTATCTATTCAACGCATCGTTCCGGCGCGATGGCTCGTCGCGGTTTGGGTCCAACAAACGCTGGGGCACGTTCCCGTCGGCTTCCGTGGGCTGGCGGGTGTCGGAGGAGTCGTTCCTGAAAAACAACCGCTTTATTTCGGAACTGAAGCTCAAAGCCAGCTACGGTATTTCGGGCAATAACGCCTTCACGAGTAACTACCCGGCAATCGGTCTGTTGGGCGCGGACAACTACGTGCTGGGCAACGCGCTGGCGAACGGTCTGGCCGTCAACACCATCGGAAACGAAAATCTGACCTGGGAAAAAAGCCGTCAAACGGATATTGGTCTGGAGTTGGGCGTGCTGAACAACCGCATTTTTTTAACGGCGGACTATTACAAACGCATTACCACGGACCTGTTGCTGGCCGTGCAGGTGCCAACGCTGACGGGTTTCTCGACCGCCGTAAAGAACATCGGGAAAGTGGAGAACAAAGGGTTGGAACTGGCCCTGAATACCCGCAACCTAACCGGCGAATTTAGCTGGACAACAGACCTGAACTTCTCGTTCAACCGCAACAAAGTGCTGGCCCTCGGACCCACGGGCGACCCCATCCGGAGCGGAACGGGCGTGGGCGAATCGAACATTACCGTCATTGGCGAACCGCTGGGTAGCTTCTACGGATACCGCCAGCTCGGCGTGTTCCGCGATCAGGCCGACCTGGATTCGTACCCGCACTTTGCCGATTCGCGGCCGGGTGATGTGAAATACGAAGACGTAAACGGCGACGGAAAAGTTGACGCCAACGACCGGACCCTGATCGGCAATAATCAGCCGGATTTTATCTACGGGATGACCAATACCTTCACCTTCAAAGGGTTTGATCTGGGAATTGTCGTGCAGGGTGTCCAGGGATCGAGCATTCTGAACCTGTCGCGCCGGTTCTACGAAAACCTCGAAGGAAACGCCAACTCGCTGACGACGGCCCTAAACCGC